CCGGCGTCGGTTGGTCCGACTGTAGACGGTCGAGATACAACGCGTCGATAATACTCGCGTCGTCGTAGGTCACAACATCGCAGATTACCGAGTCGCCCTGCTCAAACGCGTTCACGTGATGAAAGGCAAACGCAGCTGGGGCTGAAATCCGCGTCACTTCCTCCCCATCCGATAGTCGGACGACCCGAAACCGGGTTCCTTCCTCCGGGACCCAGTTGTAGTTCTCGATGAACGGCTTTCCCTCGAGCAAAAGATCCAGCGGGTTCACGCGGAGCGGCCACTCGGAGAGCACGGCGTACCTCTCCGTAACGGCGAAGCTATGCATGTAGCTCGGCCGATCCACGAATAGCGTCGCGCGAACCTCGCGCCGCCGGCTCCCCGGATCGACCGTGACAATATGGTATTGACACTGCCGCCCAAACGTGGCCATGTACGTGGTCGTTCGCCCCGTGTCCGGGTGAACGTGCGGGTGGGCTGTCGTGACCTGGGCGTCGACATCATCCGCAAATTCGACCACGCCGACCGTCTCGAGGGTCTTCGGCTCAAATGCGACGGGTAGGGGCGTTTCCGTCATCGCCACCCACTGGCCCGCCACCTTTGCCACATTGATGGAGGCATTGTCTGTAAGCCGAGGCCGAAAAAGCGACATCACACGGCCGAAAATCGAACGACACGGATCCGTGCCAAACTCCGCTCGAGAGATCCGACCTTTCTTCAGCGCCTCACGCCGAGCGTTTGATTCCAAAAAACGGTTCCGGTATCCAACCTTACCATCTTCGATCTGAAACGCATGTAGCATTGCCAGACCATCGAACCAGTGGTTGTACGTATCCTCCCCCACCTCGAACTGCGCGGGCCCATTACGTATCAGGGTGCCTTCAATCCAATCCGGCAGGTGCCCTTCAATCGACAGTTCCTCGACGGCTATTTCGTTGCGCAGGCTCTGAAATCCGCTGGAGAAGGCCATCATGCTCGAGAGTAGAATGAATAGAGTTCAGAGAATGGCCGCCCGCCTCGCATCGAATCAAACGCCGACCCGCCGGTTCGTCCCCGCCTCCGCACAACATTGACGGTGGTTACGATGTGGGGACTTCCATCTGGAAGGCGCCGATCGCCAGTCCATGCAACGAACAAGCCCGGTCGACCACGGTCCAATCGACCCGTGGCTGGAAAGATCAAACCCACGTACGGAGTCTGAAGTTCAGGCGCGCTGCCGCCTCGCTGCACAGTGAATCTATACGATGAGAACCTGTTTGCCGGACAGCCTTCGGCCATCCAAAGGTACAGACCTCCCGACGGTCGGTGCTAGCAACACCAGGCTTGGTTAATCTTTCGCACCATGTCTATTGCGTCATTGCGAGAGGATTTAGTGATAGACATGAATGGCTACGCCCACTTTTTCACGCTGCATCCGCCAAACAGGTTATGGATCTTTCTCCCTCTCCCGCTTCCTCCATGTCTACGTCTACAGACGGAGGTCTTGTCTTGCTCGACGGCATCACAAAGTCCTTCCAGGAAGGCGAGCATGAGCGAACGGTCCTGCGCGACCTGCATGCGGAAATCCAGTCTGGCGAATTTGTCGTGCTTATGGGTCGGAGCGGAGCCGGTAAAAGCACGCTCCTGAACCTGATCAGCGGCATCGACCTTCCCACGAGCGGTCGCGTCGTGATCGGCGATACCGACCTCACCACCCTATCGGAGACGGAGCGAACGCTGTTTCGGCGAGAGCATATCGGGTTCATCTTCCAGTCGTTCAACCTCATCTCGACACTTACCGTTGCGGAAAACATCACGTTGCCGCTCGAACTTGCCGGCCGAGGTGATG
The nucleotide sequence above comes from Longibacter salinarum. Encoded proteins:
- a CDS encoding carotenoid oxygenase family protein, yielding MMAFSSGFQSLRNEIAVEELSIEGHLPDWIEGTLIRNGPAQFEVGEDTYNHWFDGLAMLHAFQIEDGKVGYRNRFLESNARREALKKGRISRAEFGTDPCRSIFGRVMSLFRPRLTDNASINVAKVAGQWVAMTETPLPVAFEPKTLETVGVVEFADDVDAQVTTAHPHVHPDTGRTTTYMATFGRQCQYHIVTVDPGSRRREVRATLFVDRPSYMHSFAVTERYAVLSEWPLRVNPLDLLLEGKPFIENYNWVPEEGTRFRVVRLSDGEEVTRISAPAAFAFHHVNAFEQGDSVICDVVTYDDASIIDALYLDRLQSDQPTPAVGRLQRYRLPLAGTTKSVSPTPISDTLLELPRVHDRAVEGRTYRYVYGVGAYDIGNFTDQLVKIDVETGAAETWRAPDTYPGEPVFVPAPNGRAEDYGVVLSVVFQPEENRSFLLVLDAHTFTEVARVPVPHAIPFGFHGQFI
- a CDS encoding ABC transporter ATP-binding protein → MSTSTDGGLVLLDGITKSFQEGEHERTVLRDLHAEIQSGEFVVLMGRSGAGKSTLLNLISGIDLPTSGRVVIGDTDLTTLSETERTLFRREHIGFIFQSFNLISTLTVAENITLPLELAGRGDDKERAMDVLDRVGLADRADSFPDLLSGGEQQRVALARALAADPLLILADEPTGNLDYETGEQVMDVLTELVRDYGKTILIATHDRTLIAEADRCLTLHGGQLQDGVPDFVED